The region TGAAGGTCTGCCGGCATGCTCTAAAATAAAAATTTTAATTCGTGTATCACCCTGTGCTAACTTTTCAACAAGTTTTATCGTCTTGTCAGTTGATCCATCATCAACAAAGATTATTTCATAATTTTGATAAGTCTGATTCAATACAGACTTGATTGTCTGCTCAATGAATTCCTCGCAATTATAACCGGGAATAATAACCGAAACCAATGGTTGATTTTTCAAGGCATCAGACATTTATTTTTTTATTAATTCAAAAATTCCACAGCCGTAACTGCAGTAAAAATTATTTTGAATATTCTTTTCCGACAATTCAACAGAGATATGCAGTTTATTATTATCATCTATATATGAAAATTTTTCTATGATAAAATTTTCTTCAATCAGCTCAATAAGATATTTAACTGAAAATACTCTGTGTGCATCAAATTCAATTCTTTGAGGACCTATTAAAGTGGAGAGATAAAGTCTGCCGTTTTTCTTAAGCATATTAGTTATGTTTTGTAGTCCCTTTAAATGACCGTTTACATCAACAGGATCGCCGTATCTGCCAAGTCCAAAATGCTCAATAGTATGTAAACAACTAACTGAATCACAATAATCGAGTAAGTTAAAATCTGCAGCCATAAGATCAGCTCTTATAAAAGAAACATTAGGAATATTTCCTTTAATTTCTCTTATATCAATAACTTCAATTTCTCTAAATGATGCCACATGAGTTACAAATCCGTCTATTCTTGAACCAATATCTACATGTTTTACAGAAAGATTATTGAATACTCTTTGGGCTACATAAAGATCCTGATAAAAATAATGCAATGGAAAAGAGCCGCTTGTATCAAATCTATCCGTTAACTGCGGATAGAGTTTTGCAATTTTAAATGGTGCGTTAGTTGTTTTTAATTGTTTTTTTAACAAGGCTTTGTTTTTAATATAAACCGGAAATCCTTTTAATAAATAAAACAGGTTTTTAGGATATAGACCGGATTCTTTTAATAAGATAGTAAACATGTAAAAATTAATTAGTTTCGAGTGTTGCAATAAAATTTGTTGTTCTAAATTGTTCGTATATCTCTTTATAACCATTCATAGGAACCAGAAAAGAAGATGGTGTAATACGATAGATTTTCATTTTATATTCTTTAAAGAAATAATAAAAATCTCTGTAATAGGTTTTAGTATCAATATTAGACCCACCAAACTCAAAACTAACAAGCTTAATTTTTTTATTACTAAACATATCCGCCCCTCCTATTAAAACATCCAACTCGTGTCCTTCTACATCAATTTTAAGTAAGTCTATACTTTCAATGTTCTTATTTTGACAATAATTATCTAAAGTATCCACCAGAATATCTTCAGAATAATCAAAATTAATATTAAAATGTTCGAGCTTCCTTTTAGTAAGTGATGCGAGTCCGGATCCTGCAAAATCATAAAACAAACTGGATTTTTTCTTTTCTTTCCCGAATGCAAAATTATTTAAGTAAATATTTTCGCCAGGTTTAATATTCTTTTCTAACTCTTTGAAAGTAGTTCTTGATGGTTCAAAACTATGCAGTTCATAATCCAATTTACCGGTTAGTTCAGATATCATCAGATTACTGAACAGCCCGACATTTGCACCAACATCAAAAATAACTGTTTTATTTTTTTTAGAATGTAATATCTGCTTTACTAAAACTAATTCTCCGCTTTCTTTAACATTTGTTCCCGCACCGATACCCATCAGATAACTTGAGACTTCAAGATTCTTCCTCAATAATTTCTGAGCTAAGAAATTACCAGTCAATCGTATTGCAATATTTTTTAATACTCTCATTGTCTTGTTATTCCAGCACCTTTTTAATGAGGTTATCTAAATATTGAATTGACGAATGATCGGTTAAAGATCTCTTATATCCGGCTTCTGCAATTGAATTTCTCAATGAATCATTATTAAGAAAAAAATTAATTTCATCAGCAAGATGATTAACGCTTTCAAACACAGCAATTTCTTTATCAATTTCATAAATCAAATTTAATCCGGGAACAAAATAACTTAACTGGAAAGCACCGCAGGCATTAATTTCAAAATGTCTGCCTTTAACCTGTTCTTTATTTTTTTTCAGAAGTAATAATTCCTTCCAATCTTTAATTGAAAAGGCTGAATGCAAAAGATATTTTACATCATAATATACTGCATTTGAAAGATTAAGGTTGATTTTACTTTGATTAAAAATTCTTACAACATCATCCTGTGAAACCCATTTGCCATACTTGCCCCAATTTCTTCCATATACATTTACATTGATGCCTTTTTTCCTAAGTGAATCGATAATCCATCTTCTGAAAGGACTATAATTACCAACGAATGATACATCATAGCATTTTTCAAGATCAAGTTTTTTATAAATATCAGGATTAAATCCAAAAGGCGAATAAATTACGTTTGTTATATTATCAAGCAAATATTTCTGATAAGTATAATAATCCGGCGTAGAGAAGTAGTTGAAATACTTCCTCCAGTGTTTTGCAAACTCTACCCTCCACGGATCATCAATAAAATAAGAAATTGTTTTTGTATAATCTCTTAGTGAAGATATTGTGTCTTCATCGAATTCATTTTCAAACAAAGCAAACAAAGCAAAATCTGGTTTCTCATCTATAACAATTTCTTTTAGCTTCTTGTTCATACCACTCCTACCAAGTGATTTGAGTTCAGAAAAGAAATCAAATAAAATCACATTACTTTGTTTTAGAAGAGAACAAACCGGCAAATAAATGTTATTATACTCAAAAGAATAACCTCTAGATTCAACTCCATAATCATATTTAAGAATTGCAATAAGTGCTTTAGACATAATAATTAATTTATTTTTAATATTCTTTTATTAACTAATGAAATATAAAAAACATAGATTACACCTATAACCAAAATCGAGTATGCAATTCCCTGAAAACCAAAATTTGAAATAAATAACACATTTAATCCAACAGACCCAATACCAATGATTAATTTAGGTGCAATATATTTTTGAGGTTTACTAAGTCCTAGACCAAGCAGAGTTTGTGTTTGTCCTGTATAAAACAAACCCGTGCCTAAAGCTAATAATGGGAGAACTTTCCAATACATTGAATAATTATTACTGCTTACTAACACTATTATTTTGTCTCCCCATAAAATTGTTAAAAGAGTGGCGATTAAAGTAATTGAGAAAACAAGCAGTGTACTTATCTTAATATAGGTGTAGCCAGTATCTACATTCTCTTTATTATTAATATCAGCAAATTGTTTGAAAATGATTGGAGCGGCAAACTCATTAATGATATTATTTGGAATAACTATTAAAGCATTGACTATCGCTATCATAATTGCATAAATGCCGACTTCTTTAACAGATAAAACAGCGTTAATTATCCACTTTTCTCCATTCATTTGAAACCAGCCGGCAATAGCCCAGATTAAAAAAGGTGATACATATATCAGAACTGTTCTGATCATCTTTTTTTGTATATCATTCTGATTTACTTCGGTAATTTTTATCGGGTCATACTTGCTGAATGTATATATTTTAATAAATACTATAGAAAGCGAAATACAACCAAAGGTGAGTAATATGTTAAATAATTCCAGATTGTTTTTTTTTAACAGTATTACCACAATAATAATCATCAATATTTTTTCTAAAGCCTGTAAAAGGGAATTTTCTCTTCTTTTTCTGATTAAATTCAAAATAGAATTGAAAAACTCACTGACTTTAGAAACTATTATAAATAGTCCTGAAATCAATAAGAATAGACTGTTATAAAATTCATTTTTAAAGGGAGACAGCAGTGAAGTAATAATAGTTATAATAATAAAAATCAGGATTGAAATTTTTAAGAATCTATACATTAATAATACAAAGTGACTTCTTTGATTCAGGTTTTCGTAGTGATAATAATATCTAAGAAACCCCTGTAAAAATGAACTATAAAACAATCCTAACAGAGCAGAAATCGTTAATATCAGAGTATAAACTCCATATTGTTCCGGACCAATTTTGGAAATAAATTTTATTATTATAAAGCCAAGAAATAAATTTATTGTTTGTCCCAATGCTACCCAGGCAATTTCAGCTGCAGATTTTCGGGAGACTTTTAATAACAATAAGGAAATGATTTTCCGTATTTCTTTCATTTTTTCTAAAGATGTATCTATTATGTCTTTAAATTTAGTAAAAAATCTTTGTTTATTTTTACACATTAAAGATAAAGTAGATGTGTAATTATTTCGGTTACTATATTTGAAAACTCTAAGACTTAAATATTTTTTTTCTGATCTCTTTAATTTCAAAAATGCTTCCCGTTCAGAGAAAGCAAAAAAGAACATCATACTTCTTTTTATCTTACAAGTATTCAATTTCTTTTCAATAATGGCATTGGTACCTGTTTCAATAGCTTATTTGGGAAATGTAGAATATGGAATCTGGTTAACCTTAGCTTCAATTCTTAGCTGGTTAATTAATTTGGACTTTGGTATTGGAAATGGATTAAGGAATAAACTTGCAGAATCGTTAGCATTAAATGATTTAAAATTAGCACGTATCTATGTAAGTACAGCTTATATTGTGTTTTCCATCGGAATTACTTTTGCATTTTTAATTTATTTGGCTGTGCATGGAATGCTAAATTGGGCTTCTATACTTCAAGCACCTTTAGATTATGCTAATCTATTAAATACTTTGGTTCTTTGGATTATAGTTTTATTTCTGGTGCAGTTTTTACTTAAACTGCTCACTTCAATTATTAATGCTGACCAGCGTCCAGCATTAAATGGAGTATTAAGTCTATCAATCAACGCTTTGATATTATTAGCTGTATTTATCCTTTCACAAACAACCCAAAAGTCTTTTGTTGCTTTTGCAATAGTGTCAAGCGGTGTTCCTGTACTCGTTCTCTTTGCTGCATCATTTTTTTTGTTTTCAGGTCATTATAAAAACATATCTCCTTCAATCAGATTTATTGATTTTAAGTATTCATCAAATCTTGTAAAACTCGGAATGCAGTTTTTTATAATTCAAATTTCAGGTTTAATTGTTTTTACGACTGACAATATAATTATCGCTCAATTGTTTGGTCCGGAGCAGGTTGTTATTTATAACATTGCATATAAATATTTTTATATGATTCCGCTTGTATTCAATGTAGTGTTAGCCCCTTTCTGGTCTGCTTTTACCGAAGCTTACGTAAAAAAAGAATACAGCTGGATACGAAATGCAGTACAAAAATTATTATTAATCTGGGCATTACTTTCTTTTATTGCTGTTCTGATGATTATAATATCCAACATAGTTTATAGTATCTGGGTAGGTTCAGAAATGCAGGTACCATTTATTCTTTCAGTCTTTACCGGAGCTTTTGTAATAATTGCAAACTGGAATAATATATTTGCTTATTTTATAAATGGAGTCGGTAAAATTCGAATCGCTTTATATTATTCAATATTCACAGCACTATTAAACATACCTCTGTCAATTTTACTAGCTAAACAATTCGGACTTGGTATTTCGGGAGTAATACTTGCAACAAATATTTGTTTGATTATTGCATCTGTCTGGTCACCAGTTCAATATTATAAGATTATTAACAATAATGCATCAGGAATTTGGAATAAATAAGTAAAATTCATTTAAAGAAATAATTAAAAATCTGAATTTATTAAATCATAAATTTTAGTAATGTCTGTATAAAACTGAACTTAATGATTAAGCTGTTATTGCAAATATTATAAACAATTTTATCATTAAATAATTGTAAGTTTACTCAATCAATTTTTTGACAAGAGCAGAAAAATGTTAATTGGAATTATTGCCAATACCACAAAAGAAAAAGTCTTTGATGTAGTTTCATCCTTTCTTGCAAAGCTAAAAAAGAATAATATTAATTATCTCTTAACCAAATCACTGTTTGAAGAACAAGGTAAGCTTAAAATTGGACAAAATAAAAATTTTGCTGATGATGATATAGAAATCTATAAAGAAAGCGATATTATAATTTCAATTGGCGGAGATGGAACAATGCTCGCTACAGCCTTTAATGCGCAGTTTTATGATAAACCTGTCCTTGGTGTAAATCTTGGTAAGCTTGGCTTTTTAGCTGAGGTAAATATTGAACAAATGGATAAAGTAATTTCTGATCTGAAAAATGGTAATTATAAAATTGAAGAGCGAATGTTAATTTCAGGTGATGTCGTTGGATATAAATCAGAAAAATTTTATGCAATAAATGATATTGTTATTGATAAAGGCGGCTGGGCAAAAATGATTGAATTAACTATCCGGATAGATGATGAATATGTTACAACTCTTTCGGCTGATGGTTTAATTATAGCAACACCAACCGGTTCAACTGGATATTCGATTTCTGTTGGCGGACCTATAGTATCTCCAAAGACAGATGTAATCACAATTGCCCCAATATCACCACATAGCCTTACTGTTAGACCGTTAGTTCTTCCGGGAAATCAGGAAATATTAATTAAAGCTGATTCACTTCACACAGCAATTAAAGTAAATTGTGACGGGCAAAGATCATATTCTTTTCCACCTCCATTGGAAATTAAAATTAAGAAAACCGACAAAACATTAAAACTGATTCATACTTCAGTAACAACTTATTTTGAAACACTCCGTAATAAACTTATGTGGGGGATTGATCTAAGAAATAAAAAAGATTAAATCTTTTGTCACACGGAGCGAAGTAGAAGTGTGACGCAATGTTATATTTATTAATTGTCATCCTTCATCTTCGCTCAGGATGATAGATGAAGAAAAAAATATGTTCAGATATCTTATTCCAATTGCAATCATAATTACCACTATCCAAATATTTTCTCAGGATTACAAAATTATTCCCGATGAAAAAACCGGAGAGCCTTTAATCCTCGGCTACTGCCCTGTAAGTGAAATGAATGATTCTGTTTTTAACAATACCTGGTCTGAAGAATTCAAAAACTATCAGCCGGATTATGAAACTCTTGATAGACTTGAAGGCAAACTTGATCAGATAATTATCACAATAGTTTTCCGTTCAACCTGCAGCGATAGCAGGGAACAGTTGCCAAGATTATTTAAAATCCTTAGTGAACTTAATTACGATTTAAACTCTATTACTTTAATTGGAGTTGACCGTGAAAAGAAAGGTTTATCAAACGAAGCAGA is a window of Ignavibacterium sp. DNA encoding:
- a CDS encoding DUF268 domain-containing protein codes for the protein MFTILLKESGLYPKNLFYLLKGFPVYIKNKALLKKQLKTTNAPFKIAKLYPQLTDRFDTSGSFPLHYFYQDLYVAQRVFNNLSVKHVDIGSRIDGFVTHVASFREIEVIDIREIKGNIPNVSFIRADLMAADFNLLDYCDSVSCLHTIEHFGLGRYGDPVDVNGHLKGLQNITNMLKKNGRLYLSTLIGPQRIEFDAHRVFSVKYLIELIEENFIIEKFSYIDDNNKLHISVELSEKNIQNNFYCSYGCGIFELIKK
- a CDS encoding thioredoxin family protein → MIDEEKNMFRYLIPIAIIITTIQIFSQDYKIIPDEKTGEPLILGYCPVSEMNDSVFNNTWSEEFKNYQPDYETLDRLEGKLDQIIITIVFRSTCSDSREQLPRLFKILSELNYDLNSITLIGVDREKKGLSNEAEGLEIEFVPTIIFYKDGSEIGRIVETPAESLEKDLLKMIF
- a CDS encoding FkbM family methyltransferase; this translates as MRVLKNIAIRLTGNFLAQKLLRKNLEVSSYLMGIGAGTNVKESGELVLVKQILHSKKNKTVIFDVGANVGLFSNLMISELTGKLDYELHSFEPSRTTFKELEKNIKPGENIYLNNFAFGKEKKKSSLFYDFAGSGLASLTKRKLEHFNINFDYSEDILVDTLDNYCQNKNIESIDLLKIDVEGHELDVLIGGADMFSNKKIKLVSFEFGGSNIDTKTYYRDFYYFFKEYKMKIYRITPSSFLVPMNGYKEIYEQFRTTNFIATLETN
- a CDS encoding glycosyltransferase, whose translation is MSKALIAILKYDYGVESRGYSFEYNNIYLPVCSLLKQSNVILFDFFSELKSLGRSGMNKKLKEIVIDEKPDFALFALFENEFDEDTISSLRDYTKTISYFIDDPWRVEFAKHWRKYFNYFSTPDYYTYQKYLLDNITNVIYSPFGFNPDIYKKLDLEKCYDVSFVGNYSPFRRWIIDSLRKKGINVNVYGRNWGKYGKWVSQDDVVRIFNQSKINLNLSNAVYYDVKYLLHSAFSIKDWKELLLLKKNKEQVKGRHFEINACGAFQLSYFVPGLNLIYEIDKEIAVFESVNHLADEINFFLNNDSLRNSIAEAGYKRSLTDHSSIQYLDNLIKKVLE
- a CDS encoding NAD(+)/NADH kinase, whose amino-acid sequence is MLIGIIANTTKEKVFDVVSSFLAKLKKNNINYLLTKSLFEEQGKLKIGQNKNFADDDIEIYKESDIIISIGGDGTMLATAFNAQFYDKPVLGVNLGKLGFLAEVNIEQMDKVISDLKNGNYKIEERMLISGDVVGYKSEKFYAINDIVIDKGGWAKMIELTIRIDDEYVTTLSADGLIIATPTGSTGYSISVGGPIVSPKTDVITIAPISPHSLTVRPLVLPGNQEILIKADSLHTAIKVNCDGQRSYSFPPPLEIKIKKTDKTLKLIHTSVTTYFETLRNKLMWGIDLRNKKD